The proteins below come from a single Saccharopolyspora sp. SCSIO 74807 genomic window:
- a CDS encoding PPE domain-containing protein: MSEHRWQGYRHEELYEQINQGPGADGSTDSVRRWSELTRALGEIDGGIAAALNSAMAGWEGDAADSARGGLRPLGDWAAEAQAAAEVMRDRAEQQAAFVGKARADMPQPTRVTSEDPGSAVTGLVHLFGGQTDYEVQEARRDAAEQRAFEVMRTYEGATQANTTSLASFTPPPQVVVDGPAAAPGAAKGPGQQGITISWHNAAIAPPGVPGSASAPSGRQSGRGGSGRGGSRTDQHKGGGHTGSSRSRRRDDDQVDRKVTEQFGSPGGFFDEQQTLSRPVIGGDPG, encoded by the coding sequence ATGAGCGAGCACCGCTGGCAGGGCTACCGCCACGAGGAGCTCTACGAGCAGATCAACCAGGGTCCGGGTGCGGACGGCTCGACCGACTCGGTGCGGCGCTGGAGCGAGCTGACCCGCGCTCTCGGCGAGATCGACGGCGGTATCGCCGCGGCGCTGAACTCGGCTATGGCCGGTTGGGAAGGCGACGCGGCGGACAGCGCCCGCGGCGGGTTGCGCCCGCTCGGCGACTGGGCCGCCGAGGCGCAGGCCGCCGCCGAGGTGATGCGCGACCGCGCCGAGCAGCAGGCCGCATTCGTCGGCAAGGCGCGCGCGGACATGCCGCAGCCGACGCGGGTGACCTCGGAAGACCCGGGTTCGGCCGTGACCGGCCTGGTGCACCTGTTCGGCGGGCAGACCGACTACGAGGTGCAGGAGGCCCGGCGCGACGCGGCCGAGCAGCGCGCGTTCGAGGTGATGCGCACCTACGAGGGCGCCACGCAGGCCAACACCACCTCGCTGGCCTCGTTCACGCCGCCGCCGCAGGTCGTGGTGGACGGCCCGGCGGCGGCACCGGGCGCGGCGAAGGGACCGGGGCAGCAAGGCATCACGATCAGCTGGCACAACGCCGCGATCGCGCCGCCCGGCGTCCCGGGGTCCGCGTCGGCGCCGAGCGGCAGGCAGTCCGGGCGCGGCGGATCGGGCCGCGGCGGATCGCGCACCGATCAGCACAAGGGCGGCGGGCACACCGGGAGTTCCCGGTCCCGACGACGCGACGACGACCAAGTCGACCGGAAGGTCACCGAGCAGTTCGGCAGCCCCGGCGGATTCTTCGACGAGCAGCAGACCTTGTCCCGCCCCGTGATCGGCGGGGATCCGGGTTGA
- a CDS encoding ESX secretion-associated protein EspG, with the protein MTTGAPGRELSALEFDVLTEHLGVAAVPLVLRVHSPGRTHRERAELVDSVWRGLADRNLAGGGELNRGLARLLRLLDHPTSEVDGRLWCGRSVRVFAGARGEDGVLVTKDGDALRVRRAAATAVAREAVSVLPPAQAGPGRSVAVRSADLDAAAAETGGDVEALEQELRRRGVRADDAEDLTAMVRGAGSRGQFGAAARDGTGRRVRAERVVAFFDTPHGRYAQLRRDSPSGDPWSTIAPADDRRMIALVEELRGELTGHADGFGS; encoded by the coding sequence TTGACGACCGGAGCACCGGGCCGCGAGCTGTCGGCCCTGGAGTTCGACGTGCTCACCGAACACCTTGGCGTGGCGGCGGTTCCGCTGGTGCTGCGGGTGCACTCGCCGGGCCGCACCCACCGCGAACGGGCCGAGCTGGTCGATTCGGTGTGGCGCGGACTGGCCGACCGGAACCTGGCCGGCGGCGGCGAGCTGAACCGGGGACTCGCCCGGCTGCTGCGCCTGCTCGACCACCCGACGTCCGAAGTGGACGGACGGTTGTGGTGCGGCCGCAGCGTGCGCGTGTTCGCCGGCGCCCGCGGCGAGGACGGCGTGCTGGTCACCAAGGACGGCGATGCGTTGCGCGTGCGGCGCGCGGCGGCGACCGCCGTCGCGCGGGAGGCGGTTTCGGTGCTGCCCCCGGCGCAGGCCGGCCCGGGACGTTCCGTCGCGGTGCGCAGCGCCGACCTCGACGCGGCGGCGGCCGAGACCGGCGGCGACGTCGAAGCGCTGGAGCAGGAGCTGCGCCGCAGGGGCGTGCGCGCCGACGACGCGGAGGACCTGACCGCGATGGTCCGCGGAGCCGGATCGCGCGGGCAGTTCGGCGCCGCGGCGCGGGACGGGACCGGCAGGCGGGTGCGGGCCGAGCGGGTGGTCGCCTTCTTCGACACCCCGCACGGCCGCTACGCGCAGCTGCGCCGGGACTCCCCGTCCGGCGACCCGTGGAGCACCATCGCCCCCGCCGACGACCGGCGGATGATCGCGCTGGTCGAAGAGCTGCGCGGCGAGCTCACCGGCCACGCGGACGGTTTCGGGTCATAA
- a CDS encoding glycerol-3-phosphate dehydrogenase/oxidase, translated as MSSEDFDVVVIGGGVTGAGTALDAATRGLRVALVEARDLAAGTSSRSSKLFHGGLRYLEQLEFSLVREALRERELMLTRIAPHLVKPVPFLYPLSHRVWERPYTAAGLLMYDTMGGARSVPGQKHLSRAGALRMVPALKRNALVGGIRYYDAQSDDARHTMTVARTAARYGAVVSTSTQVSGFLQEADRVAGVRLTDTETGEETEVRAQAVINATGVWTDELQRLSGSRGRFRVRASKGVHIVVPRDRIVSESGLILRTETSVLFVVPWGSHWIVGTTDTDWNLDLAHPAATKKDIDYILEHVNTVLATPLKHEDIEGVYAGLRPLLAGESDESSKLSREHAVARVAPGLVAIAGGKYTTYRVMAADAVDAIGPDLSGRIAPSITDRVPLLGADGYHALVNQADQIAAAHGVHPYRIRHLLDRYGSQVHEVLAPSIENPELLKPIPAAQNYLKAEVVYACTHEGALHLEDVLTRRTRISIETPHRGVESAEPVARLMAEVLGWDEQRIAREIEVYTARVEAERDSQTQPDDQAADAKRSAAPEARPDLTEPIA; from the coding sequence CTGAGCTCCGAGGACTTCGACGTCGTCGTGATCGGCGGCGGCGTCACCGGCGCGGGCACCGCGCTGGACGCGGCGACCCGCGGGCTGCGGGTCGCGCTGGTGGAGGCCCGCGATCTGGCCGCGGGCACCTCCAGCCGGTCCAGCAAGCTGTTCCACGGCGGGCTGCGCTACCTGGAGCAGCTGGAGTTCTCGCTGGTCCGGGAGGCGCTGCGGGAGCGCGAGCTGATGCTGACCAGGATCGCTCCGCACCTGGTCAAGCCGGTCCCGTTCCTGTACCCGCTGAGCCACCGCGTGTGGGAGCGCCCGTACACCGCGGCCGGTCTGCTGATGTACGACACGATGGGCGGCGCGCGTTCGGTGCCCGGGCAGAAGCACCTCAGCAGGGCCGGTGCGCTGCGGATGGTCCCGGCGCTGAAGCGCAACGCGCTGGTCGGTGGCATCCGCTACTACGACGCCCAGTCCGACGACGCGCGGCACACCATGACCGTCGCGCGCACCGCCGCCCGCTACGGCGCGGTCGTGTCCACTTCCACCCAGGTCAGCGGCTTCCTCCAGGAAGCCGACCGGGTCGCGGGGGTGCGCCTGACCGACACCGAGACCGGCGAGGAGACCGAGGTCCGCGCGCAGGCCGTGATCAACGCGACCGGGGTGTGGACCGACGAGCTGCAGCGGCTCTCCGGCAGCCGCGGCCGGTTCCGGGTCCGGGCCAGCAAGGGCGTGCACATCGTCGTCCCGCGGGACCGGATCGTCTCGGAGTCCGGGCTGATCCTGCGCACCGAGACTTCGGTGCTGTTCGTGGTGCCGTGGGGCAGCCACTGGATCGTCGGCACCACCGACACCGACTGGAACCTGGACCTGGCGCACCCGGCGGCGACCAAGAAGGACATCGACTACATCCTCGAACACGTCAACACCGTGCTGGCCACGCCGTTGAAGCACGAGGACATCGAGGGCGTGTACGCGGGCCTGCGGCCGCTGCTGGCGGGGGAGAGCGACGAGAGCTCGAAGCTCTCCCGCGAGCACGCCGTCGCCCGGGTCGCCCCGGGTCTGGTGGCGATCGCCGGCGGCAAGTACACGACCTACCGGGTCATGGCGGCTGACGCGGTCGACGCGATCGGGCCGGACCTGTCCGGGCGGATCGCGCCGTCGATCACCGACCGGGTGCCGCTGCTCGGCGCGGACGGCTACCACGCGCTGGTCAACCAGGCCGATCAGATCGCCGCGGCGCACGGGGTGCACCCGTACCGCATCCGGCACCTGCTGGACCGCTACGGCTCGCAGGTGCACGAGGTGCTGGCGCCGTCGATCGAGAACCCGGAGCTGCTCAAGCCGATCCCGGCCGCGCAGAACTACCTCAAGGCCGAGGTGGTCTACGCGTGCACGCACGAGGGCGCGCTGCACCTGGAGGACGTGCTGACCCGGCGCACGCGGATCAGCATCGAGACCCCGCACCGCGGCGTGGAGTCGGCCGAGCCGGTCGCCCGGTTGATGGCCGAGGTGCTCGGCTGGGACGAGCAGCGGATCGCGCGCGAGATCGAGGTGTACACGGCGCGGGTCGAGGCCGAGCGGGATTCGCAGACCCAGCCGGACGACCAGGCTGCGGACGCCAAGCGTTCGGCGGCGCCGGAAGCCCGGCCGGACCTCACCGAACCGATCGCCTGA
- a CDS encoding DeoR/GlpR family DNA-binding transcription regulator, with amino-acid sequence MSATSGRRPSGKQQDRRRRITELVMAEGTLRIDDLVATVGASAMTVYRDLADLESQGLVHRNRGYVSAASSLLYEAASEYRMQQNEAEKHELAGAAAELVEPGQALVLDDSTTGVYLARKLPERTPLTVVTNHRGVFGELAGQQGVHLISIGGDYLPWADAFVGGMALDALRGLRVDQAIMSVSAVTDGICCYPQQEMVQLKKAMLAAASRRVLYVDHTKFRRRALHAVAPAEDFDIVIVDSHTREADIEVLRERGATVRRTAEIGANTAKEDPQPGPTSNGAAGVQDAGRA; translated from the coding sequence ATGTCCGCGACATCCGGCAGGCGCCCGTCCGGCAAGCAGCAGGACCGGCGGCGGCGCATCACCGAGCTGGTGATGGCCGAAGGGACGCTGCGCATCGACGACCTGGTGGCCACCGTGGGCGCCAGCGCGATGACCGTGTACCGCGACTTGGCGGACCTCGAATCCCAGGGACTGGTGCACCGCAACCGCGGCTACGTCTCCGCGGCCTCCTCGCTGCTGTACGAGGCGGCTTCGGAATACCGGATGCAGCAGAACGAGGCGGAGAAGCACGAGCTGGCCGGTGCCGCCGCGGAACTCGTCGAACCCGGGCAGGCCCTGGTGCTCGACGACTCCACCACCGGCGTCTACCTGGCGCGGAAGCTGCCGGAGCGGACTCCGCTGACCGTGGTGACCAACCACCGCGGCGTGTTCGGCGAACTGGCCGGGCAGCAGGGCGTGCACCTGATCTCGATCGGCGGCGACTACTTGCCGTGGGCGGACGCCTTCGTCGGCGGCATGGCGCTGGACGCGCTGCGCGGCCTGCGCGTCGACCAGGCGATCATGTCGGTCTCCGCGGTCACCGACGGCATCTGCTGCTACCCGCAGCAGGAGATGGTGCAGCTCAAGAAGGCCATGCTCGCCGCGGCCAGCCGGCGAGTGCTCTACGTCGACCACACCAAGTTCCGCAGGCGCGCGCTGCACGCGGTCGCGCCAGCGGAGGACTTCGACATCGTGATCGTCGACTCGCACACGCGCGAAGCGGACATCGAGGTGCTGCGCGAGCGCGGCGCCACCGTCCGGCGCACCGCGGAGATCGGCGCGAACACGGCGAAAGAGGACCCGCAACCGGGTCCGACCAGCAACGGCGCGGCAGGCGTGCAGGACGCAGGCCGGGCATGA
- a CDS encoding MIP/aquaporin family protein — translation MNLGEIFLWEMLGTAMLTLLGCGVVANVTLRRTLGNSGGWLLVNFGWGFAVFAGASIAAPTDAHINPAVTLGLAVDGQVPWSQVPTYIVAQIAGGVLGAVLCWAAYKLQFDTHDEPAQTGGIFYTAPTVRNAPWNLVTEIIGTFVLVLWIIQTPGSERGPDGSMEFGNDALGYAAVAFIVISIGASLGGPTGYAINPARDLGPRIAYALLPIRGKGSADWGYSWIPIAGPIIGGVLAGALASVLPAT, via the coding sequence ATGAACCTCGGCGAGATCTTCCTGTGGGAGATGCTGGGCACGGCCATGCTCACCCTGCTCGGGTGCGGTGTGGTCGCGAACGTGACGCTGCGCCGGACGCTCGGGAACAGCGGCGGATGGCTGCTGGTGAACTTCGGCTGGGGCTTCGCGGTCTTCGCGGGCGCCAGCATCGCCGCGCCCACCGACGCGCACATCAACCCGGCGGTGACGTTAGGGCTCGCGGTGGACGGTCAAGTGCCCTGGTCACAGGTGCCCACCTACATCGTCGCGCAGATCGCCGGCGGCGTCCTCGGCGCCGTGCTGTGCTGGGCCGCCTACAAGCTCCAGTTCGACACCCACGACGAGCCTGCCCAGACCGGCGGCATCTTCTACACCGCTCCGACCGTGCGCAACGCGCCGTGGAACCTGGTCACCGAGATCATCGGCACCTTCGTGCTGGTGTTGTGGATCATCCAGACCCCCGGCTCGGAGCGCGGCCCGGACGGATCGATGGAGTTCGGCAACGACGCGCTGGGTTACGCGGCGGTCGCCTTCATCGTCATCAGCATCGGGGCGTCGCTCGGCGGCCCCACCGGGTACGCCATCAACCCGGCCCGCGACCTCGGCCCGCGGATCGCCTACGCGCTGCTGCCGATCCGCGGGAAGGGCTCCGCGGACTGGGGCTACTCGTGGATCCCGATCGCCGGGCCGATCATCGGTGGCGTGCTGGCCGGGGCGCTGGCCTCGGTGCTGCCGGCCACGTGA
- the glpK gene encoding glycerol kinase GlpK has translation MASYVAAIDQGTTSTRCMIFDHSGRTVAVDQVEHRQIFPKAGWVEHDPEEIWSNTRQVCAGALAKADLVNSEIAAVGITNQRETTVVWDKATGKPVYNAIVWQDTRTDSIVSELAADGGQDRFHQQTGLTLSPYFSGTKIRWILDNVDGVRARAENGELLFGNMDTWVLWNSTGGPDGGLHVTDPTNASRTLLMDLEKLEWDPEICRQLGVPMSMLPEIRSSSEVYGHFRERGVFGGLPIAGILGDQQAATFGQACLSPGEAKNTYGTGNFLLLNTGTERVLSENGLLTTVGYKIGSKDTVYCLEGSIAVTGSLVQWLRDNLGLIGSSPEIEQIARTVDDNGGAYFVPAFSGLFAPHWRSDARGAIVGLTRFVNRGHLARAVLEATAFQTREVIDAMNADSGVPLKSLKVDGGMVGNELLMQFQADILGVPVIRPTVSETTALGAAYAAGLAVGFWSGEEDIRSNWAKDRQWDPLMAEDRRAAEYHQWQKAVTKTFGWVE, from the coding sequence ATGGCCTCCTACGTCGCCGCGATCGACCAGGGCACCACCTCCACCCGCTGCATGATCTTCGACCACTCCGGCCGGACGGTGGCCGTCGACCAGGTCGAACACCGGCAGATCTTCCCGAAGGCGGGCTGGGTCGAGCACGATCCCGAGGAGATCTGGAGCAACACCCGGCAGGTGTGCGCGGGGGCGCTGGCCAAGGCCGACCTGGTCAACTCCGAGATCGCCGCGGTGGGCATCACCAACCAGCGCGAGACGACGGTCGTGTGGGACAAGGCCACCGGCAAACCCGTCTACAACGCGATCGTCTGGCAGGACACCCGCACCGACTCCATCGTCAGCGAACTCGCCGCCGACGGCGGGCAGGACCGGTTCCACCAGCAGACCGGGCTGACCCTGTCGCCGTACTTCTCCGGCACCAAGATCCGCTGGATCCTGGACAACGTCGACGGCGTGCGCGCCCGCGCGGAGAACGGTGAGCTGCTGTTCGGCAACATGGACACCTGGGTGCTGTGGAACAGCACCGGCGGCCCGGACGGCGGGCTGCACGTCACCGACCCGACCAACGCTTCCCGGACCCTGCTGATGGACCTGGAGAAGCTGGAGTGGGATCCGGAGATCTGCCGCCAGCTCGGCGTGCCGATGTCGATGCTGCCGGAGATCCGCTCGTCCTCCGAGGTCTACGGGCACTTCCGGGAACGCGGCGTGTTCGGCGGCCTGCCGATCGCCGGCATCCTCGGGGACCAGCAGGCGGCCACGTTCGGCCAGGCGTGCCTGTCGCCCGGCGAGGCCAAGAACACCTACGGCACCGGCAACTTCCTGCTGCTCAACACCGGGACCGAGCGGGTGCTCAGCGAGAACGGGCTGCTCACCACGGTCGGCTACAAGATCGGCTCCAAGGACACGGTGTACTGCCTGGAAGGTTCCATCGCGGTCACCGGGTCGCTGGTGCAGTGGCTGCGGGACAACCTCGGGCTGATCGGCAGCTCGCCGGAGATCGAGCAGATCGCGCGGACCGTGGACGACAACGGCGGCGCGTACTTCGTGCCCGCGTTCTCGGGACTGTTCGCGCCGCACTGGCGCTCCGACGCGCGCGGCGCGATCGTCGGGCTCACCCGGTTCGTCAACCGCGGGCACCTGGCGCGGGCGGTGCTGGAGGCGACCGCGTTCCAGACCCGCGAGGTCATCGACGCGATGAACGCCGACTCCGGGGTGCCGCTGAAGTCGCTGAAGGTGGACGGCGGCATGGTCGGCAACGAGCTGCTCATGCAGTTCCAGGCCGACATCCTCGGGGTCCCGGTGATCCGGCCGACGGTCAGCGAGACCACCGCGCTCGGCGCGGCCTACGCCGCCGGGCTCGCGGTCGGCTTCTGGAGCGGCGAAGAGGACATCCGCTCGAACTGGGCCAAGGACCGGCAGTGGGACCCGCTGATGGCCGAGGACCGGCGCGCCGCCGAGTACCACCAGTGGCAGAAGGCCGTCACCAAGACGTTCGGCTGGGTCGAATGA